From a single Arthrobacter sp. SLBN-112 genomic region:
- a CDS encoding helix-turn-helix transcriptional regulator: protein MSDPGRRKELGLFLRARRDQALRADYGLPPIGRSRERGLRREEVAFLSGVSVTWYTWLEQGRDISPSRQVLEAISRALHLSTTGLGYVLSLGGYASAAPAGPAADTAPPHIQRLMDALDPNPSFALFPDWGVAGWNKAYAALYPNIATVPPADRNLLWLVFTDPYVRDLLPDWDTTSKRFLAEFRAETGQRLGDPDIQYQVERLKEASPEFRQGWDLYDILGFESRERLFHHPAVGVLQLEHHQVSPSDRPDLHIVVYTPAPGSDAAAQMQSLMAAAE from the coding sequence GTGAGTGATCCCGGGCGGCGCAAAGAACTTGGCCTCTTCCTGCGGGCCCGCCGGGACCAGGCGCTGCGGGCCGACTACGGCCTGCCGCCGATCGGCCGCAGCCGGGAGCGGGGGCTCCGCCGCGAAGAGGTGGCCTTCCTGTCCGGCGTCAGCGTCACCTGGTACACCTGGCTTGAACAGGGCAGGGACATCAGCCCGTCACGCCAGGTCCTGGAAGCCATCAGCCGCGCGCTGCATCTTTCCACCACCGGCCTGGGCTATGTCCTGTCCCTTGGCGGCTACGCATCCGCCGCCCCTGCCGGCCCCGCGGCAGACACGGCCCCACCCCATATCCAGCGGTTGATGGATGCGCTGGATCCCAACCCGTCCTTTGCCCTGTTCCCGGACTGGGGCGTGGCCGGCTGGAACAAGGCCTATGCTGCGCTGTACCCGAACATCGCCACGGTGCCACCGGCGGACCGGAACCTGCTGTGGCTGGTGTTCACCGATCCCTACGTCCGGGACCTGCTCCCGGACTGGGACACCACCAGCAAGCGCTTCCTTGCGGAGTTCCGGGCCGAAACCGGTCAGCGGCTGGGTGACCCGGACATCCAGTACCAGGTGGAACGGCTCAAGGAGGCCAGCCCGGAGTTCCGGCAGGGCTGGGACCTGTACGACATCCTGGGCTTCGAATCCCGCGAGCGGCTCTTCCACCACCCTGCAGTGGGAGTCCTCCAGCTCGAACACCACCAGGTCTCCCCCTCCGACCGCCCGGACCTGCACATCGTGGTGTACACGCCGGCCCCGGGCAGCGATGCCGCAGCGCAGATGCAGTCCCTGATGGCGGCAGCGGAATAG
- a CDS encoding polysaccharide deacetylase family protein has translation MNQPAIADAQHPITWPDGVKAAASFTFDVDAESCTIAHDPASTRRMSLMSHQSYGPKVAVPRLLAILARQDIQATFFIPGFTAESYPDVVRRIVDGGHEVAHHGYLHEPMQGIDAATEASYIDRGLEALAKVAGVRPVGYRAPWWELNWHSPGLLADRGFLYDSSLLDGDAPYRFAVAADDPRDIVEIPVDWTLDDWEQYAFYPGVTGSGVIESPAKVLEMWTLEAEAHHSQGSCFVLTNHPFISGRPSKAVALEQLIERVKSMDGMWVTTMEQIALHTKATVTEVHTHARIDVPVFPGAGAQFKPAVVRQGVPA, from the coding sequence GTGAACCAGCCCGCCATCGCGGACGCACAGCACCCCATCACCTGGCCGGACGGCGTGAAGGCCGCAGCGTCCTTCACCTTCGATGTGGACGCCGAGTCCTGCACCATCGCCCACGATCCCGCCAGCACCCGGCGGATGTCGCTGATGAGCCACCAGTCCTACGGGCCGAAGGTCGCGGTGCCGCGGCTCCTGGCGATCCTGGCCCGCCAGGACATCCAGGCCACCTTCTTCATCCCCGGCTTCACCGCCGAGTCCTACCCTGACGTAGTGCGGCGGATCGTTGATGGCGGGCACGAGGTGGCGCACCACGGCTACCTGCACGAGCCCATGCAGGGCATCGATGCGGCCACCGAGGCAAGCTACATTGACCGCGGCCTGGAAGCCCTGGCCAAGGTAGCGGGAGTCCGGCCGGTGGGTTACCGGGCACCCTGGTGGGAACTGAACTGGCACTCCCCGGGGCTGCTGGCGGACCGCGGCTTCCTCTATGACTCCAGCCTGCTCGACGGCGACGCCCCCTACCGCTTCGCCGTCGCCGCGGACGATCCCCGGGACATCGTGGAGATTCCGGTGGATTGGACCCTTGACGACTGGGAGCAGTACGCGTTCTACCCCGGCGTGACGGGCAGCGGCGTGATCGAAAGTCCGGCCAAGGTCCTGGAGATGTGGACCCTGGAAGCCGAGGCCCACCACTCCCAGGGCAGCTGCTTCGTGCTGACCAACCACCCGTTCATCTCCGGCCGGCCGTCCAAGGCAGTTGCGTTGGAGCAGCTCATCGAGCGGGTGAAGTCGATGGACGGAATGTGGGTGACCACCATGGAACAGATTGCGCTTCACACCAAGGCCACGGTCACCGAGGTCCACACCCACGCGCGGATTGACGTGCCGGTATTCCCGGGCGCGGGTGCGCAGTTCAAGCCGGCCGTTGTGCGGCAGGGGGTGCCGGCCTAG
- a CDS encoding PucR family transcriptional regulator, with protein sequence MSVFLGEILAHPALAAADPLVHPLGAVADAQPVRWVHSSEVLDIAPLLRGGELLLCGGITLATATPAKREDYVRELAQRGIAALAIETGGALPEIPADMLAKAEEFGLPVVELRKVVPFVGVMQAINSMLVSESVGHLQQADAATRAMAAELAHGASLDKILGVLAGITGSAVTLTSPWGVNMGSAAPEDWGDDGDTKAGGQDAFSGVAGEKVVSVDIPVRGVLMGRLEVRVPDAADLALAQVAGERAVDILGLALLQHTPPGLHALAGAELMRAVLHSAPEWRLEQLAPAAGFPIDSPAVAAAIHAASPQELRGAVETFLSSQRIPCAAYLDDAELVVMIGLPCADTAGERRQLLESLRGLEGDHDAVIAVGPVAGGVADAAWSLAEARRTLEVRQIRRRNASARRRFPARGLVVVDADDAAVESLSLTCLDGSAREAFVNRHLRGVLEHDAQRQSQLLETLQVWLDSGCNTAQSARELHLERQSMHHRLQRIFELCGGDPRGTGRLAALHLAARMAGLP encoded by the coding sequence GTGTCAGTGTTTCTCGGCGAAATACTCGCCCACCCCGCCCTTGCTGCCGCCGACCCCCTGGTCCATCCGCTGGGCGCGGTGGCCGACGCGCAGCCGGTCCGCTGGGTCCACTCCAGCGAGGTGCTGGACATCGCTCCCCTGCTCCGCGGCGGCGAACTGCTGCTCTGCGGCGGGATCACGCTGGCGACGGCAACGCCGGCCAAACGTGAAGACTACGTGCGCGAACTGGCCCAGCGCGGCATTGCGGCGCTCGCCATCGAGACCGGCGGTGCCCTGCCCGAGATCCCGGCCGACATGCTTGCGAAGGCCGAGGAATTCGGCCTTCCGGTGGTGGAGCTGCGCAAGGTGGTGCCCTTTGTGGGCGTCATGCAGGCCATCAATTCCATGCTGGTCAGCGAGTCCGTGGGACACCTGCAGCAGGCCGACGCCGCCACGCGCGCCATGGCGGCCGAACTGGCCCACGGTGCTTCGCTCGACAAAATCCTGGGCGTGCTGGCAGGCATCACCGGTTCCGCCGTGACGCTCACTTCCCCGTGGGGAGTCAACATGGGGAGCGCGGCGCCAGAGGATTGGGGGGACGACGGCGACACGAAGGCAGGCGGGCAGGACGCGTTTTCCGGGGTGGCCGGCGAAAAAGTGGTCAGCGTGGACATCCCCGTGCGCGGGGTCCTCATGGGCCGGTTGGAGGTGCGGGTGCCGGATGCTGCGGACCTGGCGCTGGCGCAGGTGGCAGGCGAACGCGCCGTGGACATCCTGGGCCTGGCACTGCTGCAGCACACCCCTCCCGGGCTGCATGCCCTGGCCGGCGCCGAACTGATGCGGGCTGTGCTCCACTCTGCCCCGGAGTGGCGCCTTGAGCAGCTCGCGCCGGCTGCCGGTTTCCCCATTGACTCCCCGGCTGTGGCGGCGGCAATCCACGCGGCATCGCCGCAGGAGTTGCGTGGTGCCGTCGAAACCTTCCTGAGCTCACAACGCATTCCGTGCGCTGCGTACCTGGACGACGCCGAACTGGTGGTCATGATCGGCCTGCCCTGCGCGGACACTGCCGGTGAACGGCGGCAGCTCCTGGAATCGCTCCGCGGGCTGGAAGGGGACCATGACGCGGTGATCGCCGTCGGCCCCGTGGCAGGCGGGGTGGCCGACGCTGCCTGGTCCCTGGCCGAAGCCCGCCGCACCCTGGAGGTGCGCCAGATCCGCCGCCGGAACGCCTCTGCGCGCAGGCGGTTTCCGGCCCGCGGCCTGGTGGTGGTGGACGCAGACGACGCCGCCGTGGAGAGCCTCTCCCTGACCTGCCTCGACGGCTCGGCGCGCGAGGCGTTCGTCAACCGGCACCTGCGCGGAGTGTTGGAGCATGATGCGCAGCGGCAGTCCCAGCTACTGGAGACCCTGCAGGTGTGGCTGGACTCAGGCTGCAACACGGCACAGTCGGCACGGGAACTGCACCTGGAGCGGCAGTCAATGCATCACAGGCTGCAGCGGATCTTCGAGCTGTGCGGCGGTGATCCGCGCGGTACCGGGCGGCTCGCGGCGCTGCACCTGGCGGCCCGGATGGCAGGGCTGCCCTGA
- a CDS encoding four-carbon acid sugar kinase family protein — protein MPAFGFVADDLTGAADVLAQSHRYGLEAALVIGDGPLPTDTDVVGFAGPARSLSGTAFDNLVTRDLAGIAALNLDVLLYKVCSTFDSSTTVGSIGRGIQLLHEQFPLHGPIPVAPAQPGFGRYTAFSNHYATYAGKTYRLDRHPVMSQHPSTPMAEADLREVLAEQLGGTQVPGAIHLPAYEDGTFKDAWAERRREPGAQAFVVDAVDEHQMDAIAEALTREEHGHGPSIVVGSGGIMAALARSISDQPPRTPGPQRPSGPALAVSASASSTTAEQINDAIANGWEDVPVPAELLQRDGTTLAAALDERVSAALRGGRNVIVHTTRGSADPRYEAGKPVDAGYVGTLIGGIAARMATAGLTRDIAVCGGDTSSHALIAMGVRQLRVTDQFVTAGPILKADGASAVGGCRLLLKGGQVGPTDILRRFAGQLPT, from the coding sequence ATGCCAGCCTTTGGTTTCGTCGCCGACGACCTCACCGGAGCCGCCGACGTCCTGGCCCAGTCACACCGCTACGGCCTGGAAGCTGCCCTGGTCATCGGGGACGGTCCACTGCCCACGGACACCGACGTCGTCGGGTTCGCAGGACCGGCCCGCTCCCTGTCGGGAACAGCGTTCGACAACCTGGTCACCCGTGACCTTGCCGGGATTGCGGCCCTGAACCTGGACGTGCTGCTGTACAAGGTGTGCTCCACCTTCGACAGCTCCACCACTGTCGGGAGCATCGGCCGCGGGATCCAGCTGCTCCATGAGCAGTTCCCCCTGCACGGCCCCATTCCCGTGGCGCCGGCCCAGCCGGGCTTCGGCCGGTACACCGCCTTCAGTAACCACTACGCTACCTACGCCGGCAAAACCTACCGGCTGGACCGCCACCCGGTCATGTCCCAGCACCCGTCCACCCCCATGGCCGAGGCGGACCTGCGCGAGGTCCTGGCCGAACAGCTCGGCGGCACCCAGGTGCCCGGGGCGATCCACCTGCCCGCCTATGAGGACGGCACCTTCAAGGACGCCTGGGCGGAGCGGCGCCGGGAACCCGGCGCGCAGGCCTTTGTCGTCGACGCCGTGGACGAACACCAGATGGACGCCATCGCAGAAGCCCTCACCCGGGAAGAACACGGCCACGGCCCATCCATCGTCGTCGGATCCGGCGGCATCATGGCAGCCCTGGCACGGTCAATCTCGGACCAGCCTCCGCGCACACCCGGCCCGCAACGCCCGTCCGGACCGGCTCTGGCCGTCAGCGCTTCAGCGTCCAGCACCACAGCCGAACAAATCAACGACGCCATCGCCAATGGTTGGGAGGACGTTCCCGTGCCTGCCGAACTGCTCCAGCGCGATGGCACCACCCTCGCGGCAGCCCTCGACGAACGCGTTTCCGCGGCCCTCCGGGGAGGCAGGAACGTCATCGTTCACACCACCCGCGGATCGGCGGACCCCCGCTACGAAGCCGGTAAACCGGTGGACGCCGGCTACGTTGGCACACTGATCGGCGGCATCGCCGCCAGGATGGCCACAGCCGGCCTCACCCGGGATATCGCCGTTTGCGGCGGCGATACCTCCAGCCATGCACTCATCGCCATGGGCGTACGCCAACTCCGGGTGACCGACCAATTCGTCACAGCCGGCCCCATCCTGAAAGCCGACGGCGCCTCCGCTGTCGGAGGGTGCAGGCTCCTGCTCAAGGGCGGACAGGTCGGCCCCACCGACATCCTGCGCCGCTTCGCCGGCCAACTCCCCACCTGA
- a CDS encoding GntR family transcriptional regulator, translated as MSLVPADTGSGPAGRSGGLDREAGGPLHAQIRDILHRQIEDLALPPGASLPTEEELQRQFGVSRSVVRQALSGLADLGLIRRQRGRGSVVAATPVLRRHVQRAGGLDEQAAAHGQRLRTHVLTVEPSEPPQAGIEALNTTNTWKIERVRYLDDLPVAFMRTWVPRDFFPHFTVELLENASLLSLMRDHGYHPAGGPRQVQAVSSDPELARKLDINTREPLLLLQGVTRDALGHGLEWFNVWHSPNTVFDVDAQVTSQPGRVSQEHIHRLRNLTQQLESELADLERGGR; from the coding sequence GTGAGTTTGGTACCAGCAGACACAGGATCGGGGCCGGCAGGACGCAGCGGCGGTTTGGACCGGGAAGCCGGAGGCCCGCTGCATGCACAAATTCGGGACATTCTGCACCGGCAGATCGAGGACCTTGCGCTGCCCCCAGGCGCCTCTCTGCCAACCGAAGAGGAACTGCAAAGGCAGTTCGGTGTCTCCCGCAGCGTGGTGCGCCAGGCCCTGTCAGGCCTTGCCGACCTCGGCCTGATCCGACGCCAGCGCGGCCGCGGCAGCGTAGTAGCCGCAACGCCCGTCCTCCGCCGGCACGTCCAGCGCGCGGGCGGCCTGGATGAACAGGCTGCCGCGCACGGCCAGCGTCTGCGCACTCACGTCCTCACCGTAGAACCATCCGAGCCGCCCCAGGCAGGCATCGAGGCCCTCAACACCACCAACACCTGGAAAATCGAGCGGGTTCGCTACCTCGACGATCTTCCCGTTGCTTTCATGCGGACCTGGGTCCCGCGCGACTTCTTCCCACACTTCACCGTAGAACTGCTCGAAAACGCATCGCTTCTCAGCCTCATGCGCGACCACGGGTATCACCCCGCGGGCGGTCCCCGTCAGGTCCAGGCAGTGTCCTCAGACCCCGAACTGGCGCGGAAACTGGACATCAACACCCGCGAACCACTACTCCTGCTCCAAGGCGTAACCCGGGACGCCCTCGGCCACGGCCTCGAATGGTTCAACGTCTGGCACAGCCCCAACACCGTCTTCGACGTCGACGCACAAGTCACCAGCCAGCCCGGACGCGTCTCCCAAGAACACATCCACCGCCTGCGCAACCTGACCCAGCAACTCGAATCAGAACTAGCCGACCTCGAACGAGGCGGACGCTAA
- a CDS encoding RuBisCO large subunit C-terminal-like domain-containing protein: MRDPRSVRCTYYLESEIDPAKAAAIMAGEQSSGTFLPVPGESARIRERHAARISDVQELGFCRPSLPSRANPEKVRAALVTVDFPMENVGTDLATLQTAIAGNLFELGDLYACRLQNIELPEDFVAAHPGPAFGIEGTRKLISDVQGVMVGTIVKPNVGLSEEEFRLVVRDLAMASIDLIKDDELMTDPAYLPLERRVAVATEEIRAAEQVTGHSTMYAFNITGDLAGLRKRHDLVVEAGGTCVMLNIPVMGLPALALLRSFAEVPIHGHRAGLAASMRSKALGMDYRVWQQMARLAGADHLHASGLGSKFYELDDEVAANIRSLLEPLGQTIAPLPVLSSGQNVTTPGPTFDAVGSTDLMMLAGGGVAAHPDGPGAGVRSLRQAWEAAVEGVPLQTAAARQAETGDDALLHAVQTFGKGA; this comes from the coding sequence ATGCGCGACCCGCGCTCGGTGCGTTGCACCTACTACCTCGAGTCCGAGATTGATCCCGCGAAGGCCGCGGCCATCATGGCGGGCGAGCAGTCCAGCGGCACCTTCCTGCCGGTACCCGGCGAATCGGCCCGCATCCGGGAACGGCACGCCGCCCGGATCTCGGATGTTCAGGAGCTTGGTTTTTGCCGGCCTTCCCTGCCGTCACGGGCCAACCCGGAAAAAGTCCGCGCTGCATTGGTGACCGTTGATTTCCCCATGGAGAACGTCGGAACCGACCTGGCCACCCTGCAGACCGCCATTGCAGGCAACCTCTTCGAGCTGGGTGATCTGTATGCCTGCCGGCTCCAAAACATCGAGCTGCCGGAGGACTTCGTGGCCGCCCACCCAGGCCCGGCCTTCGGCATCGAGGGGACACGCAAACTCATCAGTGACGTTCAGGGCGTGATGGTCGGCACCATCGTCAAACCCAATGTCGGGCTCTCCGAAGAGGAGTTCCGCCTGGTGGTCCGGGATCTGGCGATGGCGTCCATTGACCTGATCAAGGACGACGAGCTCATGACTGATCCGGCGTACCTGCCGCTGGAACGCCGGGTCGCGGTCGCTACCGAGGAAATCCGCGCCGCCGAGCAGGTAACGGGCCACTCCACCATGTATGCCTTCAACATCACCGGTGACCTCGCCGGGCTGCGCAAGCGGCACGACCTGGTTGTTGAAGCCGGCGGCACGTGCGTGATGCTGAACATCCCCGTGATGGGGCTCCCGGCTCTTGCCCTGCTCCGCAGCTTCGCCGAAGTACCGATTCACGGCCACCGCGCCGGCCTCGCCGCCTCCATGCGGTCCAAGGCCCTGGGCATGGACTACCGGGTCTGGCAGCAGATGGCCCGCCTTGCCGGCGCCGACCACCTGCACGCCAGCGGGCTCGGCAGCAAGTTCTACGAACTCGACGACGAAGTCGCGGCGAACATCCGCAGCCTGCTCGAACCCCTCGGGCAGACCATTGCACCGTTGCCTGTTTTGTCCTCAGGGCAGAATGTCACCACTCCCGGCCCCACCTTCGACGCGGTCGGTTCCACGGACCTGATGATGCTCGCCGGCGGCGGCGTCGCCGCCCACCCGGACGGTCCCGGGGCCGGGGTGCGGAGCCTGCGCCAGGCGTGGGAAGCAGCCGTGGAAGGGGTTCCGTTGCAGACTGCAGCCGCCAGGCAGGCGGAAACTGGAGATGACGCCCTGTTGCATGCGGTCCAGACTTTCGGGAAGGGCGCCTGA
- a CDS encoding purine-cytosine permease family protein, which produces MQEKLSPATHGQPGQGTQDHNVVDHEAWLQPIPESARTRKVSGQFWIWAGANLAPINWVLGALGIQLGLGLADTVTVLVLGNLIGMLLFGCFVLLGQKTGATGMVLARAAFGRRGNYLPAAIQALLVIGWCAVNTWIILDLVMALFGTLGWVDPDAPNYGWKIGVATFIMALQVAIAWFGYKAIAAFEKWTVPPTILILAVMSAVAWFGMDIDWGYAGPAGAILEGSERIAAMSAVMTAIGIGWGITWFTYAADYSRFVSTSVPKKKVYLASVLGQFIPVVWLGVLGASLATNSGEIDPGKLIVLNFGAMALPVLLMVLHGPIATNILNIYTFSVATQALDISISRRKLNLFVGVFSLAAVVFFIFQEDFAAVLDAWLIGLVAWVAAWGGIMLVHYFWLDKRWPGEPERLFDGVGTKRLPGVNWAGVIALLAGIFATWLFMYGLIPIMQGPIAVALGGWDLSWLAGGLTSAGVYAILGPRQHIRYLALEPRASRKADDAPGTDGTAAESSPALPAL; this is translated from the coding sequence ATGCAAGAAAAGCTTTCACCAGCCACGCACGGCCAACCCGGCCAGGGCACGCAGGACCACAACGTCGTGGACCACGAAGCCTGGCTCCAACCCATCCCTGAATCAGCACGAACACGCAAGGTATCCGGCCAGTTCTGGATCTGGGCGGGCGCCAACCTGGCACCCATCAACTGGGTGCTGGGGGCACTCGGCATCCAGCTGGGACTCGGACTGGCGGACACCGTCACCGTCCTGGTCCTGGGGAACCTGATCGGCATGCTGCTCTTTGGCTGCTTCGTCCTCCTGGGCCAGAAGACCGGCGCCACCGGCATGGTCCTGGCCCGCGCCGCATTCGGCCGGCGCGGCAACTACCTGCCGGCTGCCATCCAGGCCCTGCTGGTCATCGGCTGGTGCGCGGTCAACACCTGGATCATCCTGGACCTGGTCATGGCGCTCTTCGGAACCCTCGGCTGGGTTGACCCTGACGCCCCCAACTACGGCTGGAAGATCGGCGTCGCCACCTTCATCATGGCCCTGCAGGTTGCCATCGCCTGGTTCGGCTACAAGGCCATCGCCGCCTTCGAAAAATGGACCGTACCGCCCACCATTCTCATCCTGGCCGTCATGTCCGCCGTGGCCTGGTTCGGCATGGACATTGACTGGGGCTACGCCGGACCCGCCGGCGCCATCCTCGAAGGCTCGGAGCGGATCGCCGCCATGAGCGCCGTCATGACTGCCATCGGCATTGGCTGGGGCATCACCTGGTTCACCTACGCCGCGGACTACTCCCGCTTCGTCAGCACCAGCGTCCCCAAGAAAAAGGTCTACCTGGCCTCCGTGCTGGGCCAGTTCATCCCCGTCGTGTGGCTCGGTGTCCTGGGTGCCAGCCTGGCCACCAACAGCGGCGAAATCGATCCCGGCAAGCTGATCGTCCTGAACTTCGGCGCCATGGCCCTGCCGGTGCTGCTGATGGTGCTCCACGGCCCCATCGCCACCAACATCCTGAACATCTACACCTTCTCCGTGGCCACCCAGGCCCTGGACATCTCCATCAGCCGCCGCAAGCTCAACCTGTTCGTCGGCGTCTTCTCGCTCGCCGCCGTCGTCTTCTTCATCTTCCAGGAGGACTTCGCCGCAGTGCTTGACGCCTGGCTGATCGGCCTGGTGGCCTGGGTTGCCGCCTGGGGCGGAATCATGCTGGTGCACTACTTCTGGCTGGACAAGCGCTGGCCCGGTGAGCCGGAGCGCCTGTTCGACGGCGTGGGCACCAAGCGGCTGCCCGGCGTCAACTGGGCGGGCGTCATTGCCCTCCTGGCCGGCATCTTCGCCACCTGGCTGTTCATGTACGGACTGATCCCCATCATGCAGGGCCCCATCGCCGTGGCCCTGGGCGGCTGGGACCTGTCCTGGCTGGCCGGCGGACTGACCAGCGCCGGGGTGTACGCCATCCTCGGGCCGCGGCAGCACATCCGCTACCTGGCCCTGGAACCCCGCGCCTCCCGGAAGGCGGATGATGCTCCCGGAACAGACGGCACGGCGGCGGAGAGCTCGCCTGCCCTCCCCGCCCTCTAG
- the ilvD gene encoding dihydroxy-acid dehydratase, which yields MPALRSKTVTHGRNMAGARALLRASGVANSDIGKPIIAVANSFTEFVPGHTHLAPVGRIVSDAILAAGAVPREFNTIAVDDGIAMGHSGMLYSLPSRDLIADSVEYMVNAHCADALVCISNCDKITPGMLMAALRLNIPVVFVSGGPMEAGRVTLTDGSVRSLDLVNAIADAVDESISDADINLIEENACPTCGSCSGMFTANSMNCLAEAIGLALPGNGSVLATHTARKALYEKAGRTVVELVKRYYDGDDDSVLPRSIATAKAFDNAMALDISMGGSTNTILHLLAAAQEAGVDYGLAEMDAKSRQVPCLAKVAPNVAKDKTYYMEDVHRAGGIPALLGELNRGGLLHKDVHSVHSADLDGWLDDWDIRGGKATEEAKALWHAAPGGVRSSTAFSQSNEWTSLDTDAAEGCIRSVEHAYSKDGGLAVLRGNVAIDGAVVKTAGVDESIWTFSGPAVVCESQDEAVEKVLNKTIKEGDVVVIRYEGPRGGPGMQEMLYPTSFLKGRGLGKKCALITDGRFSGGTSGLSIGHISPEAASGGAIALVEDGDIISIDISQRSLQLEVSDEILAERREKLEVNGGYKPKDRDRQVSAALRAYAAMALSADKGAVRDVSLLER from the coding sequence ATGCCTGCACTCCGCTCAAAAACAGTCACCCACGGCCGCAACATGGCCGGCGCCCGCGCACTGCTGCGCGCTTCCGGCGTCGCCAACTCTGACATCGGCAAGCCGATCATCGCCGTGGCCAACAGCTTCACCGAATTCGTTCCCGGCCACACCCACCTCGCCCCCGTGGGCCGGATCGTCTCCGACGCGATCCTTGCCGCCGGCGCCGTGCCGCGCGAGTTCAACACCATCGCCGTGGACGACGGCATCGCCATGGGCCACTCAGGCATGCTCTACTCGCTGCCGTCCCGCGACCTGATCGCCGACTCCGTGGAGTACATGGTCAACGCCCACTGCGCCGACGCCCTGGTCTGCATCTCCAACTGCGACAAGATCACCCCCGGCATGCTTATGGCTGCTTTGCGCCTGAACATCCCGGTGGTCTTCGTCTCCGGAGGTCCCATGGAGGCCGGCCGCGTGACCTTGACTGACGGTTCCGTGCGCTCGCTTGACCTGGTGAACGCGATTGCCGACGCCGTGGACGAGTCCATCTCCGATGCGGACATCAACCTCATCGAAGAGAACGCCTGCCCCACCTGCGGTTCCTGCTCCGGCATGTTCACGGCCAACTCCATGAACTGCCTTGCCGAGGCCATCGGCCTGGCCCTGCCCGGCAACGGCTCCGTGCTGGCCACCCACACCGCGCGGAAGGCGCTGTACGAGAAAGCCGGCCGCACCGTCGTCGAGCTCGTGAAGCGCTATTACGACGGCGACGACGACTCCGTGCTGCCGCGCTCCATCGCCACTGCGAAGGCCTTCGACAACGCCATGGCCCTGGACATTTCCATGGGCGGCTCCACCAACACCATCCTGCACCTGCTGGCCGCGGCCCAGGAGGCCGGCGTGGATTACGGCCTGGCCGAGATGGACGCCAAGTCCCGCCAGGTGCCCTGCCTGGCAAAGGTGGCCCCGAACGTTGCCAAGGACAAGACCTACTACATGGAGGACGTGCACCGCGCCGGCGGCATTCCCGCCCTGTTGGGCGAGCTGAACCGCGGCGGCCTCCTGCACAAGGACGTCCACTCCGTGCACTCCGCCGACCTGGACGGCTGGCTGGACGACTGGGACATCCGCGGCGGCAAGGCCACGGAGGAAGCGAAGGCCCTGTGGCACGCTGCCCCCGGCGGCGTCCGCTCCTCCACCGCGTTCTCCCAGTCGAATGAATGGACCTCCCTGGACACCGACGCCGCCGAAGGCTGCATCCGCTCGGTGGAGCACGCCTACTCCAAGGACGGCGGCCTGGCCGTGCTCCGCGGCAACGTGGCCATCGACGGCGCGGTGGTGAAGACCGCCGGCGTTGATGAGTCCATCTGGACCTTCTCCGGCCCGGCCGTGGTGTGCGAGTCCCAGGACGAGGCAGTGGAAAAGGTCCTGAACAAGACCATCAAGGAAGGCGACGTAGTGGTCATCCGCTACGAAGGCCCGCGCGGCGGCCCCGGCATGCAGGAAATGCTGTACCCCACCTCGTTCCTCAAGGGCCGCGGCCTGGGCAAGAAGTGCGCCCTCATCACCGATGGCCGTTTCTCCGGCGGAACCTCCGGCCTGTCCATCGGGCATATCTCCCCGGAGGCTGCCTCCGGCGGTGCCATCGCCCTGGTGGAGGACGGCGACATCATCAGCATCGACATCTCCCAGCGCTCCCTGCAGCTGGAGGTCTCCGACGAGATCCTGGCCGAACGCCGCGAAAAGCTGGAGGTCAACGGCGGTTACAAGCCCAAGGACCGGGATCGCCAGGTTTCCGCCGCGCTGCGCGCCTACGCTGCCATGGCCCTGTCCGCGGACAAG